The Aminithiophilus ramosus genome contains a region encoding:
- a CDS encoding LuxR C-terminal-related transcriptional regulator: MKKIRVVVAGECRLFRDGLRRLLEMETDMVVLGEAGDGLEALRVVREKAPDVLLFDVDIPKLGSVQVVRELTYATRALEYVALAASDGDERLAALSSAGVRGYVLRSSGMTELFAALRSVARGEPYVDPQVENKLLVGLNCSREERDLLEELTPKEKEVLYWISQGMSNGEIAGRMVLSEKTVKNHVSHILRKLELKDRTQIAVLAWRTGMAQSMPC; this comes from the coding sequence GTGAAGAAGATTCGCGTCGTCGTGGCCGGCGAATGCCGTCTCTTTCGAGACGGCCTGAGAAGGCTGCTGGAAATGGAAACGGATATGGTCGTTCTGGGCGAGGCGGGAGACGGGCTCGAAGCGCTCCGCGTCGTCCGGGAAAAGGCGCCCGATGTCCTTCTGTTCGACGTCGACATCCCCAAGCTCGGAAGCGTCCAGGTCGTGCGCGAACTGACCTACGCGACGCGGGCTCTGGAGTACGTCGCCCTTGCCGCCTCCGACGGCGACGAACGTCTGGCGGCCCTCTCCTCGGCCGGGGTGAGGGGCTATGTCCTCCGATCCTCGGGCATGACCGAGCTTTTTGCAGCCCTCCGCTCCGTGGCCCGCGGCGAGCCCTACGTCGATCCGCAGGTGGAGAACAAGCTCCTCGTGGGCCTCAACTGCAGCCGGGAGGAGCGGGATCTTCTCGAGGAGCTGACGCCCAAGGAGAAGGAGGTCCTCTACTGGATCTCCCAGGGGATGAGCAACGGCGAGATCGCCGGTCGCATGGTGCTCTCCGAGAAGACCGTCAAGAACCACGTCAGCCACATCCTCCGCAAACTGGAGCTGAAGGATCGGACTCAGATCGCCGTCCTGGCCTGGCGCACCGGCATGGCCCAGTCGATGCCCTGCTGA
- a CDS encoding PEP/pyruvate-binding domain-containing protein yields MNDPSLYQSFDPKEYYRHRDWLIGSGDVGGKAKGLAFAFSVLHDRGLLDAVHLPQATYVVTTEIFEVFMADNRLEEIVRSSGDYFDIVDAFERGHFRPAVREIFRQILTVIRTPVAVRSSSVLEDDVTLSFAGKYATHFFGNTGTDEFRLRRLERAVKQVFASAFNPAAKEYRRKHGIKLAAERMAVLIQPIVGRIRDGLFYPELAAAAFSKVFRRPSPRVRKEQGVMRVCFGLGTRTVDRAFARTFFLSNPHIRPEGNRPADIASHAQEEFDYVDLNHGFFLSARIEYFLKQMTSQHKMAPAFVEWYDGDMLHWLHSDAPGQGRCRPVLSFSDFPRRCSGFFRRVKELLTTFEEAMRLPVDIELTYETALDELTLVQLRPLSVFEELGRREIPDDLPPERILLRGNRMVSNGSLEGAKALVLVDPYLYGTSPDFYEVARAVGELNQQLENERYILVGPGRWGSANPTLGVPVQYSELSNSGCLVEVGIPNAGMTPELSFGTHFFLDLDVDNILYLPVFSGEEGNVFNREWFRSHPYEEGAHPSVRIYRGHFDVLLDGEKEVGVVVSRE; encoded by the coding sequence GTGAACGACCCCTCGCTCTATCAGTCCTTCGACCCCAAGGAATACTATCGGCATCGCGATTGGCTCATCGGCTCCGGCGACGTGGGAGGCAAGGCCAAGGGACTGGCCTTCGCCTTTTCCGTCCTTCACGATCGGGGACTTCTCGATGCCGTCCACCTGCCTCAGGCGACCTATGTCGTCACGACGGAGATTTTCGAGGTCTTCATGGCCGACAACCGCCTCGAAGAGATCGTCCGGTCGTCCGGAGACTATTTCGACATCGTCGACGCCTTCGAAAGGGGCCATTTCCGGCCGGCCGTCCGCGAGATCTTCCGGCAGATCCTCACCGTCATCCGGACTCCCGTGGCCGTCCGCTCCTCTTCCGTCCTGGAAGACGACGTGACCCTCTCCTTCGCCGGCAAATACGCCACTCACTTCTTCGGCAACACGGGCACGGACGAATTCCGCCTCCGCCGCCTGGAGCGGGCCGTCAAGCAGGTCTTCGCCTCGGCCTTCAACCCCGCCGCCAAGGAGTATCGGCGCAAGCACGGCATCAAACTCGCCGCGGAGCGGATGGCCGTCCTCATCCAGCCCATCGTGGGGCGCATCCGCGACGGCCTCTTCTATCCCGAGCTGGCCGCCGCGGCCTTCTCCAAGGTCTTCCGCCGCCCCTCGCCACGGGTCCGCAAGGAGCAGGGCGTCATGCGCGTCTGCTTCGGCCTGGGGACACGCACCGTCGACCGGGCCTTCGCCCGCACCTTTTTCCTCTCCAACCCCCACATCCGCCCCGAGGGAAACCGGCCGGCCGACATCGCCTCCCACGCCCAGGAGGAGTTCGACTACGTCGACCTGAACCACGGCTTCTTCCTCTCGGCCCGGATCGAGTACTTCCTCAAGCAGATGACGTCGCAGCACAAGATGGCTCCGGCCTTCGTCGAATGGTACGACGGAGACATGCTCCACTGGCTCCACAGCGACGCTCCCGGTCAGGGACGTTGCCGTCCCGTCCTTTCCTTCTCCGACTTCCCCCGGAGATGTTCGGGCTTTTTCCGCCGCGTCAAGGAACTGCTGACGACCTTCGAGGAGGCCATGAGGCTCCCCGTCGACATCGAGCTCACCTACGAGACGGCCCTCGACGAGCTGACCCTCGTCCAGCTCCGCCCTCTCTCCGTTTTCGAAGAGCTGGGCCGGAGGGAGATCCCCGACGACCTTCCGCCGGAGCGCATCCTCCTCAGGGGCAATCGGATGGTGTCCAACGGCTCCCTCGAGGGGGCCAAGGCCCTCGTTCTCGTCGATCCCTACCTCTACGGCACCAGCCCCGACTTCTACGAGGTGGCCCGGGCCGTGGGGGAGCTCAATCAGCAGCTCGAGAACGAGCGCTACATCCTCGTCGGTCCCGGAAGGTGGGGAAGCGCCAATCCGACGCTGGGCGTCCCCGTCCAGTACAGCGAGCTCTCCAACAGCGGCTGTCTCGTCGAAGTGGGGATCCCCAACGCGGGGATGACGCCCGAGCTCTCCTTCGGCACCCATTTCTTCCTCGACCTCGACGTGGACAACATCCTCTACCTCCCCGTCTTCTCCGGCGAGGAGGGCAACGTCTTCAACCGCGAGTGGTTCCGCAGCCACCCCTACGAAGAGGGGGCACATCCCAGCGTCCGCATCTACCGGGGACACTTCGACGTCCTCCTCGACGGCGAGAAAGAAGTGGGCGTCGTCGTGAGCCGAGAGTGA
- a CDS encoding lysylphosphatidylglycerol synthase transmembrane domain-containing protein, whose product MSVRKGIALFVGISLAVSGAVLASSADRFTVDLLLSAKPRGLFLVLVLMVAAWSVDALRFCALSRAADEHIGFRLGVELTFLNYFGSAITPMQSGGGPFQVYMLYRNDVPIGKGVAITLTRTLLTLFILGLVVPVAIVTTPEFLSGQHLMQGIFSYVVLFVVLTWTLVVLSLVRPQLVKRLGTALTLLLKRLGFVKPRAVLRTVRRINREIDNYGENFRLFFSTGKYHFAFAVFCSVLHLFLIFSVLPILIWSVSLPCHYAQALMAQALFLFVLYFVPTPGGSGVAEGGGAILFRLLVPWNMAGVMAIGWRFFTEYIAIGLGAFVALRLLGWGLADELLGAKKDA is encoded by the coding sequence TTGTCCGTTCGTAAAGGAATCGCCCTCTTCGTGGGCATCTCCCTCGCCGTCAGCGGAGCGGTCCTCGCCTCCAGCGCCGACCGCTTCACCGTCGATCTTCTCCTCTCCGCCAAGCCTCGAGGGCTTTTCCTCGTCCTGGTCCTCATGGTGGCGGCCTGGTCCGTCGATGCCCTCCGTTTCTGCGCCCTCTCCCGGGCCGCCGACGAGCATATCGGCTTCCGACTCGGCGTGGAGCTCACCTTCCTCAACTATTTCGGCTCGGCCATAACGCCCATGCAGAGCGGAGGCGGCCCTTTCCAGGTCTACATGCTCTACCGGAACGACGTGCCCATCGGCAAGGGCGTCGCCATCACCCTGACGCGGACCCTGCTGACCCTCTTCATCCTCGGCCTCGTCGTTCCCGTCGCCATCGTGACGACGCCGGAATTTCTCTCGGGCCAGCATCTCATGCAGGGTATCTTTTCCTACGTCGTCCTCTTCGTCGTCCTGACCTGGACGCTCGTCGTCCTGAGCCTCGTCAGGCCGCAGCTCGTGAAACGTCTCGGGACGGCTCTGACGCTTCTCCTGAAGCGCCTGGGCTTCGTCAAGCCTCGGGCCGTCCTCAGAACGGTCCGCCGCATCAATCGCGAGATCGACAATTACGGCGAAAACTTCCGCCTCTTCTTCTCGACGGGGAAATACCATTTCGCCTTTGCCGTCTTCTGCTCCGTCCTGCACCTTTTCCTTATCTTCTCCGTCCTCCCCATCCTCATCTGGTCTGTCTCCCTGCCCTGCCACTACGCCCAGGCCCTGATGGCCCAGGCTCTCTTCCTCTTCGTCCTTTATTTTGTCCCCACGCCGGGCGGCAGCGGCGTCGCCGAGGGGGGGGGAGCGATCCTCTTCCGCCTCCTCGTTCCCTGGAACATGGCCGGCGTCATGGCCATCGGCTGGCGTTTCTTCACCGAATATATCGCCATCGGCCTCGGCGCCTTCGTCGCCCTCCGCCTTCTGGGCTGGGGGTTGGCCGATGAGCTTCTGGGAGCGAAAAAAGATGCCTGA
- a CDS encoding PEP/pyruvate-binding domain-containing protein: MIDRGRTTESYFAWNPRDNPLLAPLIVGGGSIGGKGRSLLFALESLRRQGDPLFDEVRLPPALYVGAGAFEDFLSDLPHAESLLREEPEEIERSFLGTPLPPYVTAGLRRFLAGVDEPIVLRSSSLLEDSLQHSFAGKYRSTFLFNAGTLDERLSAAEDEVRRIYARIFFPAATSYRKKHGLGYDAMGLIAMRISGRWRGPFYYPTLGGVGFSRNFRRWTTRIRSEDGVLRLVFGLGTMSTKRGYARTYSLTNPSLRPEGLDPYKVMRHAQERFQVIDSRTRALEIYNIQDVWRDILPYHPCFGTFAQVYHQDCEDGYFSSVDRSFMPGREKKLSFTFDAFPKRHKIFFDRMKLLLKTLEDSMGVPADIEFAYEPCEDRLELLQSRPLWDGDDRQGQGIPEVGERRLLLKASRMVTNGSVEHVPWIVYVDHRVYSVSSDFHAIARAIGEMNETMGESRYILIAPGRVGSSNPELGVPVHYNELTRCCCIVELGIPREGYMPELSYGTHFFSDLEVDNVLYMPVYEGESGDIFNRDFFENSPFEAGPHEAIRLIRGDFSVFMCGFKNKGIVVAEALPDERGRQIPSG; the protein is encoded by the coding sequence ATGATCGACAGAGGACGGACTACCGAGAGCTATTTCGCCTGGAACCCGCGTGACAACCCCCTTCTGGCTCCCCTCATCGTCGGCGGAGGATCGATCGGCGGCAAGGGACGCTCCCTCCTTTTCGCCCTCGAGAGCCTGAGGCGTCAGGGAGATCCCCTTTTCGACGAGGTGCGACTCCCGCCCGCCCTCTACGTCGGAGCCGGCGCCTTCGAGGATTTCCTCTCCGACCTTCCCCACGCCGAGTCCCTGCTGAGGGAAGAGCCCGAAGAGATCGAGAGGTCCTTCCTCGGCACCCCCCTTCCGCCCTACGTCACGGCGGGCCTTCGGCGTTTTCTCGCCGGCGTCGACGAGCCCATCGTCCTCCGCTCCAGCAGCCTTCTCGAGGACTCGCTTCAGCACTCCTTCGCCGGAAAGTACCGGTCGACCTTCCTCTTCAACGCCGGGACTCTCGATGAACGCCTTTCCGCCGCCGAGGACGAAGTGCGACGCATCTACGCCCGCATCTTCTTCCCCGCCGCGACAAGCTACCGGAAAAAACACGGCCTCGGCTACGACGCCATGGGGCTCATCGCCATGCGCATCTCGGGACGATGGCGAGGCCCCTTCTACTATCCCACGCTGGGAGGCGTCGGCTTTTCGCGGAACTTCCGCCGCTGGACGACGCGGATCCGCTCCGAGGACGGCGTCCTGCGCCTCGTCTTCGGCCTGGGAACGATGAGCACCAAAAGAGGCTACGCCCGGACCTACTCCCTGACCAACCCGTCGCTGCGTCCCGAAGGGCTCGATCCCTACAAGGTCATGCGCCACGCCCAGGAGCGGTTTCAGGTCATCGACAGCCGCACCCGGGCTCTGGAGATCTACAACATCCAGGACGTCTGGCGCGACATCCTCCCCTATCACCCCTGCTTCGGCACCTTCGCCCAGGTCTACCACCAGGACTGCGAGGACGGCTATTTCTCCTCCGTCGATCGTTCCTTCATGCCCGGCAGGGAGAAGAAACTCTCCTTCACCTTCGACGCCTTCCCCAAACGGCACAAAATCTTCTTCGACAGGATGAAGCTCCTCCTGAAGACCCTGGAGGACTCCATGGGCGTCCCCGCCGACATCGAGTTCGCCTATGAGCCCTGCGAGGACCGCCTGGAGCTTCTCCAGTCCCGCCCCCTCTGGGACGGCGACGACCGGCAGGGACAGGGCATACCCGAAGTGGGCGAAAGACGGCTCCTCCTGAAGGCCAGCAGAATGGTCACCAACGGCTCCGTCGAACACGTCCCCTGGATCGTCTACGTCGACCACCGGGTCTACTCCGTCTCCAGCGACTTTCACGCCATCGCCCGGGCCATCGGCGAGATGAACGAGACTATGGGGGAAAGCCGCTACATCCTCATCGCCCCCGGCCGGGTGGGATCGAGCAATCCCGAGCTGGGCGTTCCCGTCCACTACAACGAGCTGACGCGCTGCTGCTGCATCGTCGAATTGGGCATCCCCCGCGAGGGCTACATGCCCGAACTCTCCTACGGTACCCATTTCTTCTCCGACCTGGAAGTGGACAACGTCCTCTACATGCCCGTCTACGAGGGAGAATCGGGCGACATCTTCAACCGCGACTTCTTCGAGAACAGCCCCTTCGAGGCGGGACCTCACGAGGCGATCCGCCTCATCCGAGGTGACTTCTCCGTCTTCATGTGCGGTTTCAAGAACAAGGGCATCGTCGTCGCCGAGGCCCTGCCGGACGAAAGGGGACGGCAGATCCCTTCCGGATAG
- a CDS encoding tRNA 2-thiocytidine biosynthesis TtcA family protein, whose protein sequence is MSLSPCDFSDALSRPIRRHLGRAVARWRMIRPGESLFVGLSGGKDSLVLLVALRALQRRSPVPFSLVAGTLDPTGGRLDVSPLGELCEKLSIPYRTKSFPLFDVIRARGETSPCSFCANYRRGLLNGMAREAGCSVLALAHHLDDAVETALLNLCFSGRFRSFKPTGFQDRSGIRLIRPLVTVAEERLAQEARRLSLPLVESPCPFAGQSERETMKGFIRDFRRRNPGVRENILNALESLDSQDRWEVPL, encoded by the coding sequence ATGAGCCTCTCACCCTGCGATTTCTCCGACGCTCTCAGCCGCCCCATCCGCCGTCACCTGGGCCGGGCCGTGGCCCGGTGGCGCATGATCAGGCCCGGAGAGAGCCTTTTCGTCGGCCTTTCCGGGGGCAAGGACAGCCTCGTCCTCCTGGTGGCCCTGAGGGCGCTGCAAAGGCGATCGCCCGTTCCCTTCTCCCTTGTCGCCGGGACTCTGGACCCCACGGGAGGCCGTCTCGACGTGAGCCCCCTGGGCGAGCTCTGCGAGAAGCTCTCCATTCCCTACAGGACGAAGTCCTTCCCCCTTTTCGACGTCATCCGAGCCCGGGGGGAGACATCGCCCTGCAGTTTCTGCGCCAACTACCGTCGAGGCCTGCTCAACGGCATGGCCCGCGAGGCCGGCTGTTCCGTCCTGGCCCTGGCCCACCATCTCGACGACGCCGTGGAGACGGCTCTGCTCAACCTCTGTTTTTCCGGACGGTTTCGCTCCTTCAAGCCGACGGGCTTTCAGGATCGCTCCGGCATCCGCCTCATCCGCCCCCTCGTGACCGTCGCCGAGGAACGGCTGGCCCAGGAGGCCCGACGCCTCTCCCTTCCCCTCGTCGAATCGCCCTGCCCCTTCGCGGGACAGAGCGAGAGGGAGACCATGAAGGGATTCATCCGAGATTTCCGTCGACGCAATCCGGGCGTCCGGGAGAACATTCTCAACGCCCTCGAGAGCCTTGACTCTCAAGACCGCTGGGAGGTGCCCCTGTGA
- a CDS encoding methyltransferase family protein: MPESLRAWAFKMRGGLWTGLFLLLLALAEPNGFSLGLGLSLVFVGQLLRFWAAGSIGLYRGEEVKADRLVTWGPYGWVRNPLYLANGLMGLGWSLSARCAGVGLFLVSFTVIYPLLIIPHEEAFLEERFGDAFRLFKATTPMLLPLRIPGPERRRGPFDGTVLWRSERHSLWVTLAATALLLSRLWW, from the coding sequence ATGCCTGAATCCCTTCGCGCCTGGGCCTTCAAGATGAGGGGCGGGCTCTGGACGGGGCTTTTCCTTCTCCTCCTGGCCCTGGCCGAGCCGAATGGTTTCAGCCTCGGGCTGGGACTGTCCCTCGTCTTCGTCGGTCAGCTCCTGCGCTTCTGGGCGGCCGGGTCGATCGGTCTTTACCGCGGGGAGGAAGTGAAGGCCGATCGTCTCGTCACCTGGGGCCCCTACGGCTGGGTTCGCAACCCTCTTTACCTGGCCAACGGCCTCATGGGGCTCGGCTGGTCCCTTTCGGCGCGGTGCGCGGGAGTGGGGCTCTTCCTGGTCTCTTTCACCGTCATCTACCCTCTCCTCATCATTCCTCACGAGGAGGCCTTCCTCGAAGAGCGTTTCGGCGACGCCTTCCGCCTCTTCAAGGCGACGACGCCCATGCTGCTCCCCCTGCGGATTCCCGGGCCCGAACGTCGGCGAGGCCCCTTCGACGGGACCGTCCTCTGGCGGAGCGAGCGCCACTCTCTATGGGTCACGCTGGCGGCGACGGCCCTTCTCCTCTCGCGGCTCTGGTGGTAG
- a CDS encoding NAD(P)-dependent malic enzyme, which produces MTIDRLRALEMHRRARGKIGIFPTINVRNEEELGLAYLPGSVAPSLAIEEEPALSFELTGKGNRIAVVTDGSAITGLGDISALASLPALEGKSLLYKLFGDIDAIPIALDSKITDDIIYATQLIAPAFGAIALDDIAAPRTFSVLRELRNRLALPVFADDEQGMAVVVCAALHNALTVTERDRASCRVVVCGAGATGVAVTHLLLKAGLTDIVVLNSTGILGPENAVMDHVQEEMAARTNPRGVKGGLAEAIKGAHAFIGLSRGSILSASMVRTMAPSPILFPLALPDPEISPEEAAAAGAAVIGTGLYDYDNVLQSLQAFPGIMRGVLDVQATMVSDGMLLAAALALADTVDRRRLSARAIVPELFSEEVTPRIAEAVAQKAIEEGHARLLLPPSHVYERSWQRLYGNSRRKSH; this is translated from the coding sequence GTGACTATCGATCGTTTGCGCGCTTTGGAAATGCACAGAAGGGCACGAGGCAAGATCGGCATTTTCCCGACGATCAACGTCCGCAACGAGGAGGAGCTTGGGTTGGCCTACCTTCCGGGCAGCGTCGCCCCCTCTCTGGCCATCGAAGAGGAACCGGCCCTGAGTTTCGAGCTGACGGGCAAGGGGAACCGCATCGCCGTCGTCACCGATGGATCGGCCATCACGGGGCTGGGCGACATCTCGGCCCTGGCCTCCCTGCCCGCCCTGGAGGGCAAGAGCCTTCTCTACAAGCTTTTCGGAGACATCGACGCCATTCCCATCGCCCTCGACAGCAAAATCACCGACGACATCATCTATGCCACGCAACTCATCGCTCCGGCCTTCGGGGCCATCGCCCTCGACGACATCGCCGCGCCGCGGACCTTTTCCGTCCTCCGCGAGCTTCGAAACCGCCTTGCCCTCCCCGTCTTCGCCGACGACGAGCAGGGCATGGCCGTCGTCGTCTGTGCCGCCCTCCACAACGCCCTGACCGTGACGGAGCGCGACAGGGCCTCCTGCCGCGTCGTCGTCTGCGGCGCCGGGGCGACGGGCGTCGCCGTGACTCACCTTCTGCTGAAGGCAGGCCTCACCGACATCGTCGTCCTTAACAGCACGGGCATCCTGGGGCCGGAGAACGCCGTGATGGACCACGTCCAGGAGGAAATGGCCGCCAGGACCAATCCCCGCGGGGTCAAGGGCGGACTGGCCGAGGCCATCAAGGGGGCCCACGCCTTCATCGGTCTCTCCCGAGGCTCCATCCTCTCGGCCTCCATGGTCCGGACCATGGCCCCGTCGCCCATCCTCTTCCCCCTGGCCCTGCCCGACCCGGAAATCTCGCCCGAAGAGGCCGCCGCCGCCGGAGCCGCCGTCATCGGCACGGGACTGTACGATTACGACAACGTCCTCCAAAGCCTGCAGGCCTTTCCGGGCATCATGCGGGGCGTCCTCGACGTCCAGGCGACGATGGTCTCCGACGGCATGCTTCTGGCCGCCGCCCTGGCCCTGGCCGACACTGTCGACCGGAGAAGGCTCTCGGCGCGGGCCATCGTTCCCGAGCTCTTCTCCGAAGAGGTGACGCCCCGCATCGCCGAGGCCGTCGCCCAAAAGGCCATCGAAGAGGGCCATGCGCGCCTTCTCCTGCCTCCGAGCCATGTCTACGAGCGATCCTGGCAGCGTCTCTACGGCAACTCGCGGCGCAAGAGCCATTAG
- a CDS encoding MBL fold metallo-hydrolase yields the protein MTATPQDSLYPRRFIRFLGTAGARFTIMRQLRASGGIWVGLGDQAFVIDPGPGSLVRICEATPPLDVLDLAALLLTHRHIDHSTDLNVLAEAMVEGGFRRHGHVVLPRDGRDVCCLLPYLQEKIEALHIWEEGQTIALPGGVTVEGTPLTHHHVDCFGFTLQIPGLAPLGLVSDTRFEERWVDFYRSCPLLIVNMTFAHHREGIDHLCPADVATLIARLAPKRVILTHLGRGVLEEGPEAIARDLSRPGTEVTAATDGMVIDLESLEIVDPSLSPVTTLSGTVPIPFLKEGLS from the coding sequence GTGACGGCAACGCCTCAGGACAGCCTCTATCCGCGACGTTTCATCCGCTTCCTCGGCACGGCCGGTGCCCGTTTCACCATCATGCGTCAGCTCAGGGCCTCGGGAGGAATCTGGGTCGGCCTCGGCGATCAGGCCTTCGTCATCGATCCCGGCCCCGGCTCCCTGGTCCGGATCTGCGAGGCGACGCCCCCTCTGGACGTTCTCGACCTCGCGGCTCTCCTCCTGACCCACCGTCACATCGATCACAGCACGGACCTGAACGTCCTCGCAGAGGCGATGGTCGAAGGCGGCTTCCGCCGCCACGGTCACGTGGTCCTGCCGCGGGACGGACGGGACGTCTGCTGCCTCCTCCCCTATCTTCAGGAGAAGATCGAGGCCCTCCATATCTGGGAGGAGGGACAAACGATCGCCCTCCCCGGAGGGGTGACCGTCGAGGGCACGCCTCTCACCCACCACCATGTCGACTGCTTCGGCTTCACCCTCCAGATCCCGGGCCTCGCCCCCCTGGGGCTCGTCAGCGATACCCGATTCGAAGAGCGATGGGTCGATTTCTACCGTTCCTGCCCCCTGCTGATCGTCAACATGACCTTCGCCCATCACCGCGAGGGGATCGACCATCTCTGTCCCGCAGACGTCGCCACGCTCATCGCGAGGCTGGCCCCCAAGCGGGTGATTCTCACGCACCTCGGCCGCGGCGTCCTGGAGGAGGGTCCGGAGGCGATCGCCCGTGACCTCTCGCGGCCGGGAACGGAAGTGACAGCCGCCACCGACGGAATGGTCATCGACCTGGAATCGCTGGAGATCGTCGATCCCTCCCTGTCCCCGGTGACGACGCTTTCGGGAACCGTTCCCATTCCCTTTCTCAAGGAGGGTCTTTCGTGA
- a CDS encoding isochorismatase family protein, producing the protein MRPFIIDAEKAILLVVDVQEKLIPLVADSETVENRIAILARAAEMLHLPVKMTEQYPRGLGSTTEPVASSLSREWRRFEKTHFSCYAEEGFAEYLSEPGRDQIIVCGVEAHICVLATVMELLERDYRVIVAADAVSSRQEEHRNLALDAMSRAGALVVPMETVVYQMLKRSGTVPFKALLAYFR; encoded by the coding sequence ATGAGACCCTTCATCATCGACGCCGAGAAGGCGATCCTCCTCGTCGTCGACGTCCAGGAGAAGCTCATCCCCCTCGTCGCCGACTCCGAGACCGTGGAGAACAGGATCGCCATCCTCGCCCGGGCGGCCGAGATGCTCCACCTTCCCGTCAAGATGACGGAGCAGTATCCCCGAGGTCTGGGATCGACGACGGAGCCCGTCGCCTCCTCCCTCTCACGGGAATGGCGACGCTTCGAAAAGACCCATTTCTCCTGCTATGCGGAAGAGGGGTTCGCCGAGTATCTCTCCGAACCCGGCAGAGATCAGATCATCGTCTGCGGCGTCGAGGCCCACATCTGCGTCCTCGCCACCGTCATGGAGCTGCTGGAGCGCGACTACCGCGTCATCGTCGCCGCCGATGCCGTGAGCAGCCGTCAGGAGGAACACCGCAACCTGGCCCTCGACGCCATGAGCCGGGCCGGAGCTCTCGTCGTGCCCATGGAAACCGTCGTCTATCAGATGCTGAAGCGGTCCGGAACGGTCCCGTTCAAGGCCCTCCTGGCCTATTTCCGCTGA
- the fliD gene encoding flagellar filament capping protein FliD, translating to MVLKATVSNGQLTLKGDKGVTVADPDNFLAKTGLRTYTQIGQVGITTEAADYGKSGLLEFSTDDFMEALKDNPNQVGELATQLMAKFGTYIDQMVSSSTVEVGSTVTVKGKVANQISVWETEISNLDTRISDFEERLDLKKQRLLTQFAAAEVSLSTMTSQLEWLTSLTDSLSAMSGSS from the coding sequence ATGGTCCTCAAGGCCACCGTCTCCAACGGCCAGCTCACCCTCAAGGGGGACAAGGGCGTCACCGTCGCCGATCCCGACAACTTCCTGGCCAAGACGGGCCTCAGGACCTACACCCAGATCGGCCAGGTCGGCATCACGACGGAAGCAGCGGATTACGGCAAGAGCGGCCTCCTGGAGTTCTCCACCGACGACTTCATGGAGGCCCTGAAGGACAACCCCAATCAGGTAGGCGAACTGGCCACGCAGCTCATGGCCAAGTTCGGCACCTACATCGACCAGATGGTCAGCAGCTCGACCGTCGAAGTCGGCAGCACCGTCACCGTCAAGGGCAAAGTGGCCAACCAGATCAGCGTCTGGGAGACGGAGATCTCCAACCTCGACACGCGCATCAGCGACTTCGAGGAGCGCCTGGACCTCAAGAAGCAGCGTCTCCTCACCCAGTTCGCCGCCGCCGAGGTGAGCCTTTCGACGATGACGTCGCAGCTGGAGTGGCTCACGAGCCTGACCGACTCGCTGAGCGCCATGAGCGGCTCCTCCTGA